The sequence below is a genomic window from Anopheles cruzii chromosome 3, idAnoCruzAS_RS32_06, whole genome shotgun sequence.
CTCAGAAGGACAAACGCATCGCAGGGGCGCAACCGGGGTGGTTCTCTGCGACAGGTAATTCTGTTTCtgtgaataaaataatcacACTTAATAACATAGCCAAGTTACCCCAAAAGTATCTTACCTTTACGAAAGCTTTGAAGTTTTTCCCTTCATTCGGTGTAATGTACGAACGTTCTCCACAGCCGTTTTCCGGTGGTCGATGAGGCACTAGCTTCATACTTACTTCAGTTACACAAGTGATGTCGCGTATATCGTCGAGCCACTTGCCAGTGTAGCTACTTGCATCGTACTCTTCTTGCTTGATTTTCACGGAGCAATCATCGGGATCTACCTTCGTCAGCCACGCCGATGCGGACAACGGAAGCGGCTTGATATGCTTCTGATATCGAAAGAACGATGGATCATTGCCGGGAGGCAGTTTTAACCAGTCGGTCCCATTGGTGTTGCTTGGGTTATTGAACGAATtggcaacggaaacggcaGTCGTGGATCCTAACTGTCGCTTTGAGGTGCGCTGAGTGGATAGTTCTTGATCGTTGAACGCGAACAGATCGCTATTGTTCGGCGCCACATTGCTCGACCGTGCAGAACCAACCAGTCGGTTGTTGTTCTGCGATGGCACTTGGCTAGTACTGGCCAGAGATGTATTACGTCTGAGGCGTGGGTTTTTCCTCTGACCAACCTCGCCAAAATTGAACAGAGCATCGGGATCGTCGTCCAGCTCTAGATTCGGTCTTTTGTGTGCCACCTTTGGTGCTTTCTCTGGTTGACGATTCACCGCCAAAAATCCCGAAGACGCTAGGTGCGATGATGAAGAACGTGATGCTGGAATTTGCGATAGTGGTGTTTCGGTCACCTTATTTTCAGTAGCCGCCGGAACATGTTCACTACTGTCAATCATCGTTGATTTCGGTTTCGTCGAAGACTCACTCACGTTAGCAGCGCAGTTCTTCCTGggtcgtttcgatttcggcgACACACTAGCTGCGTCATCATCAGTTTGCTTTTCAGCTGCCTTCTCCGAAACGGCCAACCGTTTCGATAGTCGTCGTGTGACAAGAGCAGGCTCCTCCGGTTCCGATGTAATGGAACTCGATGGAAGCGAAACCGGCGGTCCGGTGTAGTGCATGGATTCGATGTACCCGCTGGCGGGTTGCGTCTCGGGGATAGTGTGAACGACTGCGTTTCCAGCTTGCACGTTTGAAGCTGCCGTAGGATCTTCGGTGCCGTTGGCCAGCACTTCTGTGATGCTTACGGCTGGTCCGAACGGCTCACCAACTTCCAC
It includes:
- the LOC128270027 gene encoding uncharacterized protein LOC128270027, which gives rise to MVPDSEIGLAILYASTDKFCNPDYSFASNVEVGEPFGPAVSITEVLANGTEDPTAASNVQAGNAVVHTIPETQPASGYIESMHYTGPPVSLPSSSITSEPEEPALVTRRLSKRLAVSEKAAEKQTDDDAASVSPKSKRPRKNCAANVSESSTKPKSTMIDSSEHVPAATENKVTETPLSQIPASRSSSSHLASSGFLAVNRQPEKAPKVAHKRPNLELDDDPDALFNFGEVGQRKNPRLRRNTSLASTSQVPSQNNNRLVGSARSSNVAPNNSDLFAFNDQELSTQRTSKRQLGSTTAVSVANSFNNPSNTNGTDWLKLPPGNDPSFFRYQKHIKPLPLSASAWLTKVDPDDCSVKIKQEEYDASSYTGKWLDDIRDITCVTEVSMKLVPHRPPENGCGERSYITPNEGKNFKAFVKKQNYLSQRTTPVAPLRCVCPSEDCE